Proteins encoded in a region of the Solanum dulcamara chromosome 9, daSolDulc1.2, whole genome shotgun sequence genome:
- the LOC129902260 gene encoding protein DETOXIFICATION 27-like — MLSLNRRMNSTAPNEPLLPTEDTVLEEKEESKSENLVKRTCQESKNIWEIAGPSIFNRLAMFSLTVITQSFAGHLGNRDLAAISIATTLFISITFGFLLGMASALETLCGQAYGAKQYPLLGVYLQRSLVVLFLSSLVLFPLFVFAEPILELLGQPEAVAKLTGKVAIWLIPMHLSFPFQFTLLRFLQCQLKTVVIAWVSGGTLALHVVLCWIFLYKLGFGIVGTALILDFSWWISVLGLLAYIVFGGCPHSWTGFSMQAFVGLWDFFKLAVASGVMLLLENIYFRVLVIVSGHMNNTEVAVDALSICITIIGWESMIPLGFLAATGVRVANELGAGNGNRAKFATKVALLNTLALGILFWSIVMAFPDKLSMIFTSNTPVIKMVGEFAFLLATTILCNCVQPVLSGVAVGSGWQAHVAYVNLGSYYLVGVPLGIFIGWSLNYGLTGLWYGMITGTVVQTLILAIMTIRCQWTI, encoded by the exons ATGCTGTCACTCAATAGAAGAATGAATTCAACCGCACCAAATGAGCCCCTTTTACCCACAGAAGACACAGTCTTGGAGGAAAAGGAAGAATCAAAATCAGAAAATTTGGTGAAACGAACATGCCAAGAATCAAAAAATATATGGGAAATAGCTGGACCCTCCATTTTCAACCGATTGGCCATGTTTTCTCTTACTGTCATCACTCAATCCTTCGCCGGACACTTGGGTAACCGTGACCTCGCCGCCATTTCCATTGCCACCACCCTCTTTATCTCCATTACCTTCGGATTCTTG TTGGGAATGGCAAGTGCACTGGAGACACTGTGTGGACAGGCTTATGGCGCAAAGCAATACCCCTTGTTGGGTGTATACTTGCAACGTTCTTTGGTCGTATTGTTCCTCAGCTCTCTAGTTCTATTTCCTCTTTTTGTGTTTGCTGAGCCTATACTGGAGCTTCTGGGGCAGCCAGAAGCAGTGGCTAAATTGACTGGAAAGGTTGCAATTTGGCTTATCCCTATGCACTTGAGCTTTCCTTTTCAATTTACATTGTTAAGGTTCCTGCAGTGCCAGCTAAAAACAGTGGTAATCGCTTGGGTTTCTGGTGGGACACTTGCTCTTCATGTGGTTTTGTGttggatttttctttataaattgGGATTTGGTATTGTTGGGACTGCCcttattcttgatttctctTGGTGGATTTCTGTGTTGGGGCTTCTTGCTTATATTGTTTTTGGTGGGTGCCCTCATTCTTGGACTGGTTTCTCTATGCAAGCGTTTGTTGGCCTTTGGGATTTTTTCAAGCTCGCTGTGGCTTCTGGGGTGATGCTATT GTTGGAGAATATTTATTTTAGAGTGCTAGTTATAGTGTCTGGGCACATGAACAATACGGAAGTTGCAGTCGATGCGCTCTCTATCTG TATTACTATCATCGGATGGGAATCCATGATTCCACTAGGATTTTTGGCAGCAACAGG GGTACGCGTTGCAAATGAGCTCGGAGCTGGAAATGGAAACCGTGCAAAGTTTGCCACAAAAGTTGCATTGTTAAACACTTTAGCATTGGGAATTTTGTTTTGGTCAATTGTTATGGCCTTTCCTGATAAGCTTTCTATGATCTTCACCTCAAACACTCCTGTCATTAAAATGGTGGGTGaatttgcattcttgttggcaACCACAATTCTCTGTAATTGTGTTCAACCAGTTCTTTCAG GCGTAGCAGTTGGATCCGGTTGGCAGGCACACGTGGCATATGTTAACTTAGGCAGTTACTATTTAGTAGGAGTGCCCCTTGGTATCTTTATTGGATGGTCACTAAACTATGGATTAACG GGCTTATGGTACGGTATGATCACGGGGACAGTAGTTCAAACCTTGATATTAGCGATTATGACCATCAGATGTCAATGGACCATataa